In Anaerolineales bacterium, the following proteins share a genomic window:
- a CDS encoding TIGR03936 family radical SAM-associated protein translates to MRIRITFSKQGPLRYTGHLDLHKLWERAARRAELPLAYSQGFHPQPKMSLAAALPLGFSSTCEVLDMRLERDVELVSLRERLNGTLPPGIRVLSVEQAEERAPALQTQVAEAEYQIELREPVGPSELKRRIEAAMESKSIPRERRGKSYNLRPLILFIEAFDDKITMRLAAREGATGRPEEVLDVLGIAFEETRIERTRLIFKEESAS, encoded by the coding sequence ATGCGGATTCGAATTACATTTTCCAAGCAGGGACCGCTTCGCTACACGGGGCATCTTGACTTGCACAAATTGTGGGAGCGCGCCGCCCGCCGCGCGGAACTTCCGCTGGCGTATTCGCAGGGATTCCACCCACAGCCGAAGATGAGTCTCGCGGCGGCGTTGCCGCTGGGGTTTTCGTCTACGTGCGAGGTGTTGGACATGCGGCTCGAACGCGACGTTGAGCTGGTCAGTCTGCGCGAGCGACTCAACGGGACGCTCCCGCCGGGGATTCGAGTGTTGAGCGTAGAACAAGCCGAGGAACGCGCGCCAGCTTTGCAGACACAAGTCGCTGAGGCGGAGTATCAAATCGAATTGCGTGAACCCGTTGGCCCGTCGGAGTTGAAGCGCAGGATCGAGGCGGCGATGGAATCAAAATCCATCCCCCGCGAACGGCGCGGCAAATCCTATAACTTGCGCCCGTTGATCCTGTTCATTGAGGCGTTCGATGATAAAATCACGATGCGTTTAGCGGCGCGTGAAGGTGCAACGGGGAGACCCGAAGAAGTATTAGATGTGTTGGGAATCGCGTTCGAGGAGACGAGGATCGAGCGGACGCGGTTGATATTTAAAGAGGAGAGCGCTTCGTGA
- a CDS encoding ClbS/DfsB family four-helix bundle protein → MSASKKQFIEKLLRERDKFELTLNRVGFTRRMTLKGVTGKWSIKDILAHILAYEQYIADRLNEILHGQEYTPCKTQSALDAFLDEHGYPDFGSPLLDDESPNAWVVEKYKNVSLEDVVAQEVQAFSTIVSMLEKLPQKLIDEHNLFDRVANNTYKHYREHLRDIRHWLKTHAVNS, encoded by the coding sequence ATGTCCGCGTCGAAGAAACAATTCATCGAAAAATTATTGCGTGAACGCGATAAATTCGAGTTGACGTTGAACCGCGTCGGGTTTACGCGGCGGATGACGTTGAAAGGCGTAACAGGGAAATGGTCCATCAAGGATATTCTGGCGCATATCCTTGCCTACGAGCAGTACATCGCCGACCGATTGAATGAAATTTTGCACGGGCAGGAGTACACGCCGTGCAAAACGCAGTCCGCGCTGGACGCGTTCCTCGACGAGCATGGCTATCCCGATTTCGGTTCTCCCTTGCTGGACGATGAGTCGCCGAACGCGTGGGTGGTGGAAAAATACAAAAACGTTTCACTCGAAGATGTGGTGGCGCAGGAAGTTCAAGCGTTTTCTACCATCGTTTCTATGCTCGAAAAACTGCCGCAGAAATTGATTGACGAACACAATCTCTTCGACCGCGTCGCCAACAACACATACAAGCATTATCGCGAGCATTTGAGGGATATTCGGCATTGGTTGAAAACTCACGCGGTTAATTCGTAA
- a CDS encoding secondary thiamine-phosphate synthase enzyme YjbQ yields the protein MHISASVFINDDESGLHHDYEQWLEKLAPHEPISQYRHNDTGEDNADSHLKRQIMGREVVVAITDGKLDFGPWEQIFYGEFDGRRRKRVLIKIIGE from the coding sequence ATGCACATCTCGGCGTCGGTCTTCATCAACGACGATGAATCGGGTTTACATCACGATTACGAACAATGGCTGGAAAAACTCGCCCCGCACGAACCTATCAGTCAATATCGCCACAACGACACGGGCGAAGACAACGCCGACTCGCACCTCAAACGACAGATCATGGGACGCGAAGTCGTCGTCGCGATCACCGACGGCAAATTAGACTTTGGTCCATGGGAGCAAATTTTCTATGGCGAATTCGACGGACGACGAAGAAAACGCGTGCTGATAAAAATTATCGGGGAATAA
- the topA gene encoding type I DNA topoisomerase — protein MEAYCMKCKTKREMKDPVAGFNAKGSPVTIGACSVCGTKLYRMGRTDAHAGLVPPPKPEKVEKVVKRDGKLVIVESPAKAKTVGRFLGKGYTVRASVGHVRDLLKSQLSVDVENDFTPKYRVPNEKKEVVKELKKLAQKAEEVYLATDPDREGESISWHLLESAEIEPERAKRVVFHEITEPAIKDAFSHPRELNMDLVNAQQARRILDRLVGYSISPILWEKVRGRLSAGRVQSVALRLIVEREREIENFIPVEYWSIHAELKSDGPKSVFIAKLAKIDDKDPELPNEETVKPILADMETAAYVVTKVKRGERRRKPAAPFTTSTLQQEASRKLGFTAKRTMALAQGLYEGQDVGNGGTTGLITYMRTDSTNVSAMAQDEARQYVQGKYGADFLPSEPPTYRTRSANAQEAHEAVRPTSVMREPESVKEFLEPAMFKLYRLIWQRFVASQMEAAVYDTLQVEVTGKTSAHEYLLRASGSAVKFAGFMVVYEEAKNEDVKTEEEDEENVKIPAGIAEGQKQELVRLIPEQHFTQPPPRYSEASLVQALEEDGIGRPSTYAPTISTIQARGYVLREEKRLVPTEIGMQVNDLMVQYFPDIVDLKFTARMEEDLDMISNGQAEWTEVMHEFYHPFAEDLKKAQAEMPVTKSEPEKIGRICPTDGGELVIRYGRFGKFISCANFPNCRYTEPWLEKIGVQCPKDGGDIVEKKTRKGRTFYGCANYPNCDFTSWKRPLKQPCPKCGGLLVYANKREAQCTNCQETFLLENIIPEVVE, from the coding sequence ATGGAAGCCTATTGTATGAAGTGCAAGACCAAACGTGAGATGAAAGACCCAGTCGCGGGATTCAACGCGAAGGGGTCTCCTGTCACGATTGGGGCTTGCTCTGTGTGTGGAACAAAACTATATCGAATGGGAAGAACCGACGCGCACGCGGGACTCGTCCCGCCGCCGAAGCCTGAAAAAGTGGAGAAGGTTGTGAAGCGCGACGGCAAACTTGTGATCGTCGAATCGCCTGCGAAGGCGAAGACGGTTGGACGATTTCTTGGCAAGGGGTATACGGTTCGCGCGTCGGTAGGGCATGTGCGCGACTTGTTGAAGTCGCAACTCTCGGTGGACGTGGAAAACGACTTCACACCGAAGTACCGCGTGCCGAACGAGAAAAAAGAAGTCGTCAAAGAACTCAAAAAGCTGGCGCAAAAAGCAGAAGAGGTCTACCTCGCCACCGACCCCGACCGCGAGGGCGAATCGATTTCGTGGCATTTGTTGGAATCGGCGGAGATCGAGCCTGAACGCGCCAAGCGCGTGGTCTTTCACGAGATCACCGAACCCGCGATCAAGGATGCGTTCTCGCACCCGCGTGAGCTCAACATGGATTTGGTGAACGCCCAGCAGGCGCGCCGAATTTTGGATCGTCTGGTCGGTTACTCCATCAGCCCGATTCTTTGGGAGAAGGTGCGCGGGCGCTTGTCGGCGGGGAGAGTCCAATCGGTCGCGCTCAGGCTGATCGTCGAGAGAGAACGGGAGATCGAGAATTTCATCCCCGTGGAGTATTGGTCGATCCACGCCGAGTTAAAGTCCGATGGGCCGAAATCCGTATTCATCGCCAAACTTGCGAAGATCGACGACAAAGACCCCGAGTTGCCGAACGAAGAAACGGTCAAGCCGATTCTCGCGGACATGGAAACTGCCGCGTACGTGGTGACGAAAGTCAAACGCGGCGAACGCCGACGTAAGCCTGCCGCGCCGTTCACAACTTCTACCCTGCAACAGGAGGCGTCGCGCAAACTCGGTTTCACCGCCAAGCGGACGATGGCGCTGGCGCAGGGATTATATGAAGGGCAGGACGTGGGCAATGGCGGCACGACGGGTCTGATCACGTACATGCGAACTGACTCGACCAACGTCTCGGCGATGGCGCAAGACGAAGCGCGGCAATACGTGCAAGGCAAATACGGCGCAGACTTTCTTCCGTCCGAGCCGCCGACTTATCGCACGCGTTCCGCCAACGCGCAAGAGGCGCACGAAGCGGTTCGTCCCACGTCGGTGATGCGTGAGCCTGAATCGGTGAAAGAATTTCTCGAGCCTGCCATGTTCAAGTTGTATCGCTTGATCTGGCAGAGATTTGTCGCTTCGCAGATGGAAGCGGCGGTGTACGACACGTTGCAAGTGGAAGTGACTGGCAAAACCAGCGCGCACGAATATCTGTTGCGCGCTTCGGGTTCGGCGGTCAAGTTCGCTGGCTTCATGGTCGTGTATGAAGAAGCGAAGAACGAAGACGTGAAGACGGAAGAAGAAGACGAAGAGAATGTCAAAATTCCTGCGGGCATCGCCGAGGGACAAAAACAGGAACTCGTCCGACTGATTCCCGAACAGCATTTCACGCAACCGCCGCCGCGTTATTCGGAGGCTTCGCTCGTGCAAGCCCTCGAAGAAGACGGCATCGGTCGCCCGTCCACGTACGCGCCGACGATTTCGACGATTCAAGCGCGGGGCTATGTTTTGCGCGAAGAAAAACGTCTCGTGCCGACCGAGATCGGTATGCAAGTCAACGACTTGATGGTGCAATACTTCCCCGACATCGTTGACTTGAAATTCACCGCGCGCATGGAAGAAGACCTCGACATGATCTCCAACGGTCAAGCCGAGTGGACGGAAGTGATGCACGAGTTCTATCATCCATTTGCAGAGGACTTGAAAAAAGCGCAGGCTGAGATGCCTGTCACCAAAAGCGAGCCTGAAAAGATCGGGCGCATTTGCCCGACTGACGGCGGCGAACTCGTCATTCGTTATGGGCGCTTCGGAAAATTTATTTCGTGCGCCAATTTCCCGAATTGTCGTTACACCGAACCGTGGCTCGAAAAGATCGGCGTGCAATGCCCGAAAGACGGCGGCGATATCGTCGAAAAGAAAACGCGCAAGGGTCGCACATTCTACGGCTGTGCGAATTATCCGAATTGCGATTTCACCTCGTGGAAGCGCCCGCTCAAGCAACCCTGCCCGAAATGCGGTGGCTTGCTTGTGTACGCCAACAAGCGCGAGGCGCAATGCACGAATTGTCAGGAGACGTTCCTGCTCGAAAACATCATCCCTGAAGTTGTTGAATAG
- the dprA gene encoding DNA-processing protein DprA — translation MNDKKYWVGFNLIKGIGAVRMQGLVAYFGDLETAWKANPLELAGAGLGSKVIERVIQARDGVDLDKVWERIEKQGIQILTWQDEAYPQRLKEIDQPPPVLYIRGEYLPDDLFAVAIVGTRRVTPYGRQITEELSSFLAANGMTVISGLARGVDAVAHQATLKAGGRTIGVLGSGVDKIYPPEHRALAEQMMERGAVISDYAPGTPPDASNFPPRNRIISGLSLAVVVVEAGETSGALITAEFAAEQGREVFAVPGSILAPQSKGTNKLIQNGALPLLSVTDLMQALDITRVGEHKAARKIMPSDAIESKLLTVLTNEPMQIDEIRNQADLPIEKVSASLALMELKGMVRQVGGMNYVAVREERVEYKTG, via the coding sequence ATGAACGACAAAAAATATTGGGTCGGCTTCAACTTGATCAAAGGCATCGGCGCGGTGCGGATGCAGGGATTGGTCGCGTACTTCGGCGATTTGGAGACGGCGTGGAAGGCGAATCCGCTTGAATTGGCTGGGGCAGGCTTGGGGTCGAAAGTGATCGAGCGTGTCATCCAAGCGCGCGATGGCGTGGACTTGGATAAAGTCTGGGAGAGAATCGAGAAGCAGGGAATCCAAATCCTGACGTGGCAGGATGAAGCGTATCCGCAACGATTGAAAGAGATTGACCAGCCGCCGCCTGTGTTGTACATTCGTGGCGAGTATCTGCCCGACGATCTGTTTGCGGTGGCGATTGTCGGCACGCGACGAGTCACTCCGTATGGACGGCAGATCACCGAAGAGTTATCGTCGTTTCTCGCGGCGAACGGCATGACTGTGATCAGCGGGTTGGCGCGGGGCGTGGACGCGGTCGCGCATCAGGCGACGTTGAAGGCGGGTGGGCGAACGATCGGTGTGCTGGGTTCGGGCGTGGATAAAATTTATCCGCCTGAGCATCGCGCGCTGGCGGAGCAAATGATGGAGCGCGGCGCGGTCATCAGCGATTACGCGCCAGGGACGCCGCCCGACGCATCGAATTTTCCGCCGCGCAATCGAATCATTTCGGGGTTGTCGCTTGCGGTTGTTGTGGTCGAGGCAGGTGAAACGAGCGGCGCGTTGATCACCGCTGAGTTTGCCGCCGAGCAGGGACGCGAGGTCTTTGCGGTGCCTGGTAGTATACTTGCGCCTCAAAGCAAAGGCACGAATAAGTTGATCCAGAACGGCGCGCTTCCGTTGTTGAGCGTCACCGATTTGATGCAAGCGTTGGACATCACACGCGTCGGCGAACACAAAGCCGCACGTAAGATCATGCCGAGTGATGCAATCGAATCGAAACTGTTGACTGTGCTGACGAACGAACCAATGCAGATCGACGAGATTCGCAATCAAGCGGATTTGCCCATCGAGAAAGTGTCCGCTTCGCTGGCGCTCATGGAATTGAAAGGAATGGTGCGGCAAGTCGGTGGTATGAATTACGTCGCGGTGCGCGAGGAGAGAGTGGAATATAAAACAGGATAA
- a CDS encoding TIGR03960 family B12-binding radical SAM protein yields MLTPEQIETKLDRILLKVQKPGRYVGGELNSTIKDWDSVQTHVALVFPDIYDIGVSNVGLKILYDQINQRGDALAERAYAPWLDMEALMREHGIPLYALESKRPLACFDLVGFTLPYETLYTNTLNILDLAGIPVRSADRDDSHPIIIAGGHSTMNPEPMHAFIDAFVIGEGEEVIHDIINIIMSLRATKWRSNPLANEEIASTPTASRNDILKALAKIPGVYVPSLYEAHYLDDGTVSHIEPIVADIPKVVTKRVVAKLPPPPTKFIVPNIDIVHNRVSVEIMRGCTRGCRFCHAGMITRPVRERPVDEVIEALDAAIKSSGFEEVALLSLSSSDYTNVLELVTKVGEKFGGKHLKISLPSLRIESVSIDLMEKLKDKRSGGFTLAPEAATERMRRIINKYIPDEDIINTTREIYARGWTTIKLYFMIGHPSETLEDVQAIADLCKRVIAEGRKVAGMRAKLNAGVSTFVPKSQTPFQWVACDTPEQIRAKQALLRRELGRDRNIKLSLTDAEDSFLEAWLSRGDRKMAEVVYSAWKNGSKFDAWQEGKKYDAWMSAFEEHGLDPLFYTHRQRRTDEVFPWEHITSAVRKSFLFQDFRQSLEGQIRVDCRLNCFACGILPTFAQTRRENPGDVWKCPDVKSPARKENSDTILSNQLSVIGD; encoded by the coding sequence ATGCTCACTCCAGAACAGATCGAGACCAAACTGGATCGCATCCTCCTCAAAGTGCAAAAGCCCGGTCGCTACGTGGGCGGCGAACTCAACAGCACGATCAAAGATTGGGATTCGGTTCAGACACACGTCGCCCTCGTCTTCCCCGATATTTACGACATCGGCGTCTCGAATGTCGGTTTGAAAATTTTGTACGACCAGATCAATCAACGCGGCGACGCGCTCGCCGAACGTGCCTACGCCCCTTGGCTGGATATGGAAGCCCTCATGCGTGAGCATGGGATTCCGCTGTACGCGCTCGAATCAAAACGACCTTTAGCCTGCTTCGACCTCGTCGGCTTTACTCTCCCTTACGAGACCCTCTACACCAACACGCTCAACATCCTCGACCTCGCCGGTATCCCTGTCCGCTCCGCAGACCGCGACGACTCGCATCCCATCATCATCGCGGGCGGACATTCCACGATGAACCCCGAACCCATGCACGCCTTCATCGACGCGTTCGTGATCGGCGAGGGAGAGGAAGTTATTCACGATATTATCAACATTATCATGTCGTTGCGAGCCACGAAGTGGCGAAGCAATCCACTTGCAAACGAGGAGATTGCTTCGACGCCTACGGCGTCTCGCAACGACATACTGAAAGCGCTTGCAAAAATCCCCGGCGTGTACGTGCCAAGCCTCTACGAAGCGCACTATCTCGATGACGGCACGGTCTCGCACATCGAACCGATCGTCGCGGACATTCCCAAAGTCGTCACCAAACGCGTCGTCGCTAAACTGCCTCCGCCGCCGACGAAGTTCATCGTCCCGAACATTGACATCGTCCACAACCGCGTGTCGGTGGAGATCATGCGCGGGTGCACGCGGGGGTGTCGCTTCTGTCACGCAGGGATGATCACGCGTCCCGTCCGCGAAAGACCCGTGGACGAGGTCATCGAGGCGCTCGATGCGGCAATCAAATCCAGCGGCTTTGAAGAGGTCGCGCTGCTGTCGCTGTCGTCGTCCGATTACACCAACGTGTTGGAGTTGGTCACGAAGGTTGGCGAAAAATTCGGCGGCAAGCATCTCAAAATTTCTCTGCCATCACTGCGGATCGAATCCGTTTCGATTGACCTGATGGAAAAATTGAAAGATAAACGCTCCGGCGGATTCACGCTCGCGCCCGAAGCCGCCACCGAACGGATGCGCCGCATCATCAACAAATATATCCCCGACGAAGACATCATCAACACTACGCGTGAAATTTACGCGCGCGGCTGGACGACGATCAAGTTGTATTTCATGATCGGGCATCCGAGCGAAACGCTGGAGGATGTGCAAGCGATTGCAGACTTGTGCAAGCGCGTCATCGCCGAGGGACGCAAAGTGGCGGGGATGCGCGCCAAGTTGAACGCGGGGGTCAGCACGTTCGTGCCGAAATCGCAGACGCCGTTCCAATGGGTCGCGTGCGACACGCCCGAACAGATCCGCGCCAAGCAAGCGTTACTCCGCCGCGAACTCGGTCGCGATCGAAATATCAAATTGAGTTTGACTGACGCGGAAGATTCGTTTCTGGAGGCGTGGCTCTCGCGCGGCGATAGAAAAATGGCGGAAGTGGTTTACTCCGCGTGGAAGAACGGCTCGAAGTTCGACGCCTGGCAGGAAGGCAAAAAATACGACGCGTGGATGTCTGCTTTCGAGGAACATGGACTCGATCCGCTGTTTTACACGCACCGTCAGCGTCGCACCGACGAAGTTTTCCCGTGGGAGCACATCACCTCCGCGGTCCGCAAGAGCTTTTTGTTCCAGGATTTTCGGCAATCGCTCGAGGGGCAGATCCGCGTGGACTGCCGCCTCAACTGCTTCGCCTGCGGCATCCTGCCGACATTCGCCCAAACCCGCCGCGAAAACCCGGGCGATGTGTGGAAATGCCCGGATGTGAAAAGCCCGGCGAGGAAAGAAAATAGCGACACAATACTCAGTAATCAGTTATCTGTGATTGGGGATTGA
- the greA gene encoding transcription elongation factor GreA → MSQQIYLTPEGEAKLKTELAELTGSRREELAQRLRSAIQMGDLSENADYHKAKEDQAFLEGRIQEIEAILRMATIVEKQQSDVVMVGSRVTVQEENFDPETFDMVGAKEADPRNGKISNESPIGSALIGHKAGDVVEAQTPGGSVKFKIIKVE, encoded by the coding sequence ATGAGCCAGCAGATCTATCTTACGCCCGAAGGGGAGGCAAAACTAAAAACGGAACTCGCGGAACTCACCGGGAGTCGACGCGAGGAACTCGCCCAGCGGCTCCGCTCGGCAATCCAGATGGGCGACCTCTCCGAAAACGCCGATTACCATAAAGCCAAGGAAGATCAGGCGTTCCTCGAAGGGCGGATTCAGGAGATTGAGGCGATCCTTCGCATGGCGACCATCGTCGAAAAACAACAAAGCGACGTGGTGATGGTTGGCTCGCGTGTCACCGTGCAGGAGGAAAACTTCGACCCGGAGACGTTTGACATGGTAGGCGCAAAAGAAGCCGACCCGCGCAACGGGAAAATTTCCAACGAATCTCCCATTGGCAGCGCGTTGATCGGTCACAAGGCGGGCGATGTGGTCGAAGCGCAAACACCGGGCGGAAGCGTAAAATTCAAGATTATCAAGGTCGAATAG
- a CDS encoding sugar phosphate nucleotidyltransferase translates to MTQHTYAVIMAGGGGTRLWPLSRKESPKQLLPLLGKETLFQSTVARLQSLFPLERILVVTVAEQARVMQEQVPGIPKENYLIEPAPRGTASVVALAAAVLQKRDPQAMMTIQTADHHIRNTDLFKYLIGSAFDVAEKDYLVTLGITPTFPSTGYGYIQQGEPLNGEYKYPVYAVKRFKEKPNEATAQQLLQSGDHSWNSGMFVWKTSVIMSEFERQMPELFKVVSEIASAWDTPKREAVIQERWSGLKSQTIDYGIMEHAQKVAVIPAGGLGWSDVGSWDSLFEVLLPDADGNVAVNAEHIEVDSHNTLVYSADGQRLMVTIGLDNVIVVDSGDVLLVCRADQAQRVRDVVERLKKDKQEKYL, encoded by the coding sequence ATGACCCAACACACATATGCTGTCATCATGGCTGGAGGCGGAGGGACTCGCTTGTGGCCTCTTTCAAGAAAAGAATCGCCGAAACAATTGTTGCCGTTGCTTGGAAAAGAAACATTATTTCAAAGCACGGTTGCGAGGCTTCAAAGTCTTTTTCCTCTTGAACGGATTCTCGTCGTAACGGTCGCCGAGCAGGCGCGGGTGATGCAGGAACAAGTCCCAGGCATCCCCAAAGAGAACTATTTGATCGAGCCTGCGCCGCGTGGGACGGCGTCTGTGGTAGCATTGGCGGCGGCAGTTTTACAAAAGCGCGATCCGCAGGCGATGATGACGATCCAAACGGCGGATCATCACATCCGCAACACGGATCTGTTCAAGTACCTCATCGGTTCTGCGTTCGACGTGGCGGAAAAAGATTATCTCGTCACGTTGGGGATTACGCCGACGTTCCCATCCACTGGTTACGGATACATTCAACAGGGCGAGCCGTTGAACGGCGAATACAAATATCCCGTGTACGCGGTAAAGCGATTCAAAGAAAAGCCCAACGAGGCAACGGCGCAACAGTTACTGCAAAGCGGCGATCATTCGTGGAATAGCGGCATGTTCGTGTGGAAGACCAGTGTGATCATGTCTGAGTTTGAGCGGCAAATGCCCGAACTCTTCAAAGTTGTTAGCGAAATCGCCTCCGCGTGGGATACGCCAAAACGCGAGGCTGTGATACAAGAACGATGGTCAGGTTTGAAAAGCCAGACGATTGACTACGGCATCATGGAACACGCGCAGAAAGTGGCTGTGATTCCCGCAGGCGGACTCGGCTGGAGCGACGTCGGTTCATGGGATTCGCTGTTTGAGGTATTATTGCCCGACGCCGATGGGAATGTAGCGGTCAACGCCGAGCATATCGAAGTCGATTCGCATAACACGTTGGTGTACAGCGCGGACGGTCAACGCTTGATGGTGACGATTGGCTTGGACAATGTGATCGTGGTAGATTCGGGCGATGTGTTGCTGGTTTGCAGAGCGGATCAAGCGCAACGCGTGCGCGATGTTGTGGAACGATTGAAGAAAGATAAGCAAGAGAAATATTTATAA
- a CDS encoding PrsW family intramembrane metalloprotease: protein MALLGAVFFGFVPMFLFAMFVNWLDRYEKEPKLLLGAAFVWGVVIAGGGAYILNTVFGIGIYVLTGSEAAADFGTTSIVAPIIEEALKGLAVGVVFLMFRKEFDSILDGIVYGAITAMGFAAIENVLYIYRNGYQAGGWEGFWVLVVVRVILVGWMHPFFTAFTGIGFAVARLNKNILVKILAVPAGYVVAVLTHAFHNTFSSVVGGEGGFFLGILADYFGYFLMTVFIIWMIIHERGILKRQLVEEVNSGTISQQQYKTAISFFQFNAHISALTSGSFGPTKRFYQVLGELAHKKEQLTKVGDESGNLKIIEQYRAELTRLAPVAKV from the coding sequence ATGGCATTACTTGGTGCAGTATTTTTTGGGTTCGTCCCCATGTTCTTGTTCGCGATGTTCGTGAACTGGCTGGATCGTTACGAGAAAGAGCCGAAACTGTTGCTCGGCGCGGCGTTCGTGTGGGGTGTGGTAATCGCTGGGGGCGGCGCGTACATTTTGAATACCGTGTTCGGCATCGGAATTTATGTGTTGACCGGCTCTGAAGCCGCGGCGGATTTCGGCACCACCTCCATCGTTGCGCCGATCATCGAGGAAGCGTTGAAAGGGCTGGCAGTCGGCGTAGTCTTTCTGATGTTCCGCAAGGAGTTCGATTCCATCCTCGACGGCATCGTGTACGGCGCGATCACCGCCATGGGCTTTGCCGCCATTGAAAATGTTTTGTATATTTATCGCAACGGCTACCAAGCCGGCGGCTGGGAGGGCTTCTGGGTCCTCGTGGTCGTGCGCGTGATCCTCGTCGGCTGGATGCATCCGTTCTTCACGGCGTTTACCGGCATCGGTTTTGCAGTGGCGCGCTTGAACAAGAACATCCTCGTCAAGATTCTGGCGGTCCCTGCCGGTTATGTGGTGGCTGTGCTCACGCACGCCTTCCACAACACCTTCAGTTCGGTCGTCGGCGGCGAGGGCGGATTCTTCCTCGGCATCCTAGCGGACTATTTCGGCTATTTCCTGATGACCGTGTTCATCATTTGGATGATCATCCACGAGCGCGGCATCCTAAAACGCCAGTTGGTGGAGGAAGTGAACAGCGGCACGATCTCGCAACAGCAATACAAGACCGCCATTTCGTTCTTCCAGTTCAACGCGCATATTTCGGCGCTCACATCAGGGAGTTTCGGTCCCACCAAGCGTTTCTATCAGGTATTGGGCGAATTGGCGCATAAAAAGGAACAACTTACGAAAGTCGGCGACGAAAGCGGCAACCTAAAAATCATCGAACAGTACCGGGCAGAGTTGACGAGACTCGCGCCAGTGGCAAAGGTATAA
- a CDS encoding deoxyguanosinetriphosphate triphosphohydrolase — protein sequence MYFNRQQLEEIEDKSLAPYGTRSKDSKGRAYLDSEPDYRTSFQRDRDRILHTTAFRRLEYKTQVFINFEGDYFRTRLTHTLEVAQIGRTFARALGGNEDLVEAICLAHDLGHSPFGHSGEVALARLMKDHGGFDHNKQSLRIVTELEQRYPEFPGLNLTWEVREGMVKHESEYDISDARDFNPELRGNLETQIANVADELAYTTHDLDDGLRSGMITPQMLDGIALWEILRETYNWNGQSLEEMERHRMIRQLVGIMVTDMVEATESRLKESKAKSALDLQKLKHNVIGYSEDMQRRNRELKDFLYKKLYRHYRVARMQVKAENLISEIFHAYRAEPLMLPDTVQIFIDKRGLERTICDYIAGMTDRFAIEEHQKLFNPLEKP from the coding sequence ATGTACTTCAATCGCCAGCAACTCGAAGAGATCGAAGATAAAAGTCTTGCGCCATACGGCACACGGAGCAAAGACTCAAAGGGACGCGCCTACCTCGACAGCGAACCTGACTATCGGACATCCTTCCAGCGCGACCGTGATCGCATCCTCCACACCACAGCCTTCCGCAGGCTGGAATACAAGACGCAAGTCTTTATCAACTTTGAAGGCGACTACTTCCGCACCCGGCTGACTCACACACTGGAAGTCGCTCAGATCGGACGGACGTTTGCGCGTGCCCTAGGCGGCAACGAAGATCTCGTGGAAGCGATCTGCCTAGCGCACGATCTTGGACATTCTCCCTTCGGACACTCCGGCGAAGTCGCGCTCGCCCGCTTGATGAAAGATCACGGCGGCTTCGACCACAACAAACAATCCCTGCGGATCGTCACCGAACTGGAACAGCGCTATCCCGAATTCCCCGGCTTGAACCTCACATGGGAAGTCCGCGAAGGGATGGTGAAGCACGAGTCCGAATACGATATTTCCGACGCGCGCGACTTCAACCCCGAACTGCGCGGCAACCTCGAAACCCAGATCGCCAACGTCGCCGACGAACTTGCCTACACCACCCACGATCTCGACGACGGCCTACGCTCCGGTATGATCACCCCTCAAATGCTGGATGGAATAGCCCTGTGGGAAATTTTGCGCGAAACCTACAACTGGAACGGACAGTCGCTGGAGGAGATGGAACGCCATCGCATGATCCGTCAACTCGTAGGCATCATGGTCACCGATATGGTCGAGGCAACCGAGAGCCGCTTGAAAGAAAGCAAGGCAAAGTCGGCGCTCGATCTTCAAAAACTAAAACACAACGTGATCGGTTATAGCGAGGATATGCAACGACGCAACCGCGAATTGAAGGATTTCCTTTACAAGAAACTATATCGCCACTATCGCGTCGCGCGGATGCAAGTCAAAGCCGAGAATCTGATCTCGGAAATATTCCACGCCTATCGCGCGGAGCCGTTGATGCTCCCCGACACCGTCCAAATATTCATTGACAAACGCGGTCTCGAACGGACGATCTGCGATTACATCGCCGGCATGACCGACCGTTTCGCCATCGAAGAACATCAGAAACTTTTCAACCCGCTTGAAAAACCATAG